One genomic window of Burkholderia diffusa includes the following:
- a CDS encoding DUF1178 family protein — protein sequence MKVLDLQCPHGHRFEGWFASADEFEAQLSRNLVECPVCGTTEINRMPSAPRLNLSGATQAQPADPRALQAQVMRALREVLEKTENVGERFAEEARRIHYNEAPARSIRGVTTPEDAQSLVEEGIDVMPLPIPAALKEPLQ from the coding sequence ATGAAGGTCCTCGATTTACAGTGCCCGCACGGTCATCGGTTCGAAGGCTGGTTCGCTTCCGCCGATGAGTTCGAAGCGCAGTTGTCCCGCAACCTGGTCGAATGTCCGGTGTGCGGGACGACCGAGATCAACCGGATGCCGTCGGCGCCGCGCCTGAACCTGTCGGGTGCGACGCAGGCGCAGCCGGCCGATCCGCGTGCGTTGCAGGCGCAGGTGATGCGCGCACTGCGCGAGGTGCTGGAGAAGACCGAGAACGTGGGCGAGCGCTTCGCCGAGGAAGCGCGGCGCATTCATTACAACGAGGCGCCGGCGCGCAGCATTCGTGGCGTCACGACGCCGGAGGATGCGCAATCCTTGGTCGAAGAAGGCATCGACGTGATGCCGCTGCCGATTCCTGCCGCGCTGAAAGAACCGCTGCAATGA
- a CDS encoding NUDIX domain-containing protein, translating into MAELPNHDAALTETCLESEAIFDGSFLKLKRDTVRLPDGKQATREYVQHPGAVMVIPLFDDGRVLMESQYRYPIGKVMAEFPAGKLDPEEGALACAVRELREETGYTAREYMFLARIHPIISYSTEFIDLYLARGLTAGERKLDEGEFLETFTATLPDLQEWVRTGQITDVKTIIGAMWLDKVLSGTWPLGPVEKP; encoded by the coding sequence ATGGCCGAACTACCCAATCACGACGCCGCACTGACCGAAACTTGCCTCGAGAGCGAGGCGATTTTCGACGGCTCGTTTCTCAAGCTGAAGCGCGATACCGTTCGTTTGCCCGATGGCAAGCAGGCCACGCGCGAATACGTCCAGCACCCCGGCGCGGTAATGGTGATCCCGCTGTTCGACGATGGCCGTGTGCTGATGGAAAGCCAGTATCGCTATCCGATCGGCAAGGTCATGGCCGAATTCCCGGCCGGCAAGCTCGATCCGGAAGAGGGCGCGCTCGCCTGCGCGGTGCGCGAACTGCGCGAGGAGACCGGCTACACGGCGCGTGAATACATGTTCCTGGCCCGGATTCACCCGATCATTTCCTATTCGACCGAATTCATCGACCTGTATCTCGCACGCGGCCTGACTGCCGGCGAGCGTAAGCTCGACGAAGGCGAGTTCCTTGAAACCTTCACGGCGACGCTGCCCGACCTGCAGGAGTGGGTGCGCACGGGCCAGATCACTGACGTGAAGACGATCATCGGCGCGATGTGGCTCGACAAGGTGCTCTCCGGAACCTGGCCGCTCGGCCCGGTCGAGAAGCCCTGA
- a CDS encoding DUF2818 family protein, giving the protein MSAAGWFIVLLALAGANVPFLNQRLFAIVPIGATKKNAWVRIGELIVLYFVVGALGFWLESRAGNRFEQGWQFYAITFSLFVVFAFPGFTFQYLVKRR; this is encoded by the coding sequence ATGTCGGCAGCCGGCTGGTTCATCGTGCTGTTGGCGCTCGCGGGCGCCAACGTGCCGTTCCTGAACCAACGCCTCTTCGCCATCGTGCCGATCGGTGCGACGAAGAAGAATGCGTGGGTTCGGATCGGCGAGCTGATCGTGCTGTATTTCGTCGTCGGCGCGCTCGGCTTCTGGCTCGAGTCGCGCGCCGGCAACCGCTTCGAACAGGGCTGGCAGTTCTACGCGATCACGTTCAGTCTCTTCGTCGTGTTCGCGTTTCCCGGCTTCACGTTCCAGTATCTCGTCAAACGACGCTGA
- the nuoN gene encoding NADH-quinone oxidoreductase subunit NuoN, with translation MNVLLPDALVMVAIVVAWLNDTFTGAAGRRLTYLIAVVSSIVAGVWFGVQALDPQQYYFFSRMVVVDSFASMMKAVVSLGFAVSLVYSRKYLEDRDMFRGDVFLLGMFSLLGQLVMVSGNNFLTLYLGLELMSLSLYAVIALRRDAAQSSEAAMKYYVLGALASGFVLYGISMLYGATGSLELGEVYKAVGGNTDAAVLMFGVIFIVAGIAFKLGAVPFHMWVPDVYQGAPTAMTLFVGGGPKVAAFAWGLRFLVMGLLPLAQNWQTALVILAALSLIVGNITGIVQRNIKRMLAYSAISNMGFVLLGLLAGIVKGDATAPANAYSSAMFYAIVYLITTLGSFGVVMLLARRDFEAETIDDFKGLNKRSPVFAFVMMVMMFSLAGIPPTVGFYAKLAVLEATVNAGLTWLAVLAVITSLFGAFYYLRIVKLMYFDAPQDATPVTGDFCKRTILVLNGIAVVVLGLIPSPLLTACLQAIRHTLPL, from the coding sequence ATGAATGTCCTGTTGCCTGACGCGCTGGTGATGGTCGCCATCGTCGTCGCATGGCTGAACGACACCTTTACCGGTGCCGCTGGCCGCCGCCTGACCTATCTGATCGCGGTGGTTTCGTCGATCGTCGCCGGCGTGTGGTTCGGCGTTCAGGCGCTGGACCCGCAGCAGTATTACTTCTTCTCGCGGATGGTCGTCGTCGACTCGTTCGCGAGCATGATGAAGGCCGTCGTGTCGCTCGGCTTCGCGGTCTCGCTCGTCTATTCGCGCAAATACCTCGAAGACCGCGACATGTTCCGCGGCGACGTGTTCCTGCTGGGCATGTTCTCGCTGCTCGGTCAGCTGGTGATGGTGTCGGGCAACAACTTCCTGACGCTGTATCTCGGCCTCGAACTGATGTCGCTGTCGCTGTATGCCGTCATCGCGCTGCGCCGCGATGCCGCACAGTCGAGCGAAGCCGCGATGAAGTACTACGTGCTGGGCGCGCTCGCGTCGGGCTTCGTGCTGTACGGCATCTCGATGCTCTACGGCGCGACCGGCTCGCTCGAGCTGGGCGAGGTGTACAAGGCGGTCGGCGGCAACACCGATGCGGCCGTGCTGATGTTCGGCGTGATCTTCATCGTCGCCGGTATCGCGTTCAAGCTCGGCGCCGTGCCGTTCCACATGTGGGTGCCGGACGTCTACCAGGGCGCACCGACCGCGATGACGCTGTTCGTCGGCGGCGGCCCGAAGGTTGCCGCGTTCGCGTGGGGCTTGCGCTTCCTGGTGATGGGCCTGCTGCCGCTCGCACAGAACTGGCAGACCGCGCTCGTGATCCTCGCCGCGCTGTCGCTGATCGTCGGTAACATCACCGGTATCGTCCAGCGCAACATCAAGCGGATGCTCGCGTACTCGGCGATCTCGAACATGGGCTTCGTGCTGCTCGGCCTGCTCGCCGGCATCGTGAAGGGCGACGCGACCGCACCGGCGAACGCGTACAGCTCGGCGATGTTCTACGCGATCGTCTACCTGATCACGACGCTCGGCTCGTTCGGCGTGGTGATGCTGCTCGCACGTCGCGATTTCGAAGCCGAAACCATCGACGACTTCAAGGGTCTCAACAAGCGCAGCCCGGTGTTCGCGTTCGTGATGATGGTCATGATGTTCTCGTTGGCCGGTATCCCGCCGACCGTCGGCTTCTACGCGAAGCTGGCGGTTCTCGAGGCGACCGTCAACGCGGGTCTCACGTGGCTGGCCGTGCTGGCCGTGATCACGTCGCTGTTCGGCGCGTTCTACTACCTGCGCATCGTCAAGCTGATGTACTTCGATGCACCGCAGGATGCGACCCCGGTCACCGGCGATTTCTGCAAGCGCACGATCCTCGTGCTGAACGGTATTGCAGTTGTCGTGCTCGGCCTGATCCCGAGCCCGCTGCTGACGGCCTGCCTGCAGGCGATTCGTCACACGCTGCCGCTGTAA
- a CDS encoding NADH-quinone oxidoreductase subunit M, with the protein MHAFPILSTAIWLPIVFGLLVLAVGNDKNPGTARWVALIGSLLGLAVTIPLITGFDSSTAALQFVEKSTWIERFDISYHLGVDGISMWFVVLTALITVIVVIAAWEVITENVAQYLAAFLILSGIMIGVFSAADGLLFYVFFEATLIPMYIIIGVWGGPNRVYAAFKFFLYTLAGSLLMLVALIYLYTQTHSFDLATWQNAKIAMTPQIMLFIAFFLAFAVKVPMWPVHTWLPDAHVEAPTGGSVVLAAIMLKLGAYGFLRFSLPITPDASHFLAPVVITLSLIAVIYIGLVAMVQADMKKLVAYSSIAHMGFVTLGFFIFNQLGVEGAIVQMISHGFVSGAMFLCIGVLYDRVHSRQIADYGGVVNVMPKFAAFAMLFSMANCGLPGTSGFVGEFMVILAAVQYNFWIAFGAAFTLILGAAYTLWMYKRVYFGAVANDHVAKLKDIGRREFTMLAVLAAFTLLMGLYPKPFTDVMHVSVENLLSHVAQSKLPLAQ; encoded by the coding sequence ATGCACGCTTTTCCGATTCTCAGTACCGCGATCTGGTTGCCGATCGTTTTCGGCCTCCTCGTGCTCGCGGTGGGTAACGACAAAAATCCGGGGACGGCCCGCTGGGTCGCGCTGATCGGTTCGCTGCTCGGTCTCGCGGTCACGATCCCGCTGATCACGGGCTTCGACTCGAGCACGGCTGCGCTGCAGTTCGTCGAGAAGTCGACCTGGATCGAACGCTTCGACATCTCGTATCACCTTGGCGTCGACGGCATCTCGATGTGGTTCGTCGTGCTGACCGCGCTGATCACGGTGATCGTCGTGATCGCCGCATGGGAAGTGATCACCGAGAACGTCGCACAGTACCTCGCGGCGTTCCTGATCCTGTCCGGGATCATGATCGGCGTGTTCTCGGCGGCCGACGGCCTGCTGTTCTACGTGTTCTTCGAGGCGACCCTGATTCCGATGTACATCATCATCGGCGTGTGGGGCGGCCCGAACCGCGTGTACGCGGCGTTCAAGTTCTTCCTGTACACGCTGGCCGGCTCGCTGCTGATGCTGGTCGCGCTGATCTACCTGTACACGCAGACGCATTCGTTCGATCTCGCGACGTGGCAGAACGCCAAGATCGCGATGACGCCGCAGATCATGCTGTTCATCGCATTCTTCCTTGCATTCGCGGTGAAGGTGCCGATGTGGCCGGTGCACACCTGGCTGCCGGACGCGCACGTGGAAGCGCCGACGGGCGGCTCGGTCGTGCTGGCGGCGATCATGCTGAAGCTCGGCGCGTACGGTTTCCTGCGTTTCTCGCTGCCGATCACGCCTGACGCAAGCCACTTCCTGGCACCGGTCGTGATCACGCTGTCGCTGATCGCTGTGATCTACATTGGCCTCGTCGCGATGGTGCAGGCCGACATGAAGAAGCTGGTCGCGTATTCGTCGATCGCGCACATGGGCTTCGTCACGCTCGGCTTCTTCATCTTCAACCAGCTCGGCGTCGAAGGCGCGATCGTCCAGATGATCTCGCACGGCTTCGTGTCGGGCGCGATGTTCCTGTGCATCGGCGTGCTGTACGACCGCGTGCACTCGCGCCAGATCGCCGATTACGGCGGCGTCGTGAACGTGATGCCGAAGTTCGCGGCATTCGCGATGCTGTTCTCGATGGCCAATTGCGGCCTGCCGGGTACCTCGGGTTTCGTCGGCGAGTTCATGGTGATTCTCGCGGCCGTCCAGTACAACTTCTGGATCGCGTTCGGCGCGGCATTCACGCTGATCCTCGGCGCGGCCTACACGCTGTGGATGTACAAGCGCGTGTACTTCGGCGCGGTGGCGAACGATCACGTTGCCAAGCTGAAGGACATCGGCCGTCGCGAATTCACGATGCTGGCCGTGCTCGCCGCGTTCACGCTGCTGATGGGCCTGTATCCGAAGCCTTTCACCGACGTGATGCACGTTTCCGTGGAAAACCTCCTCTCCCACGTCGCGCAGTCGAAGCTGCCGCTGGCCCAGTAA